The sequence below is a genomic window from Salminus brasiliensis chromosome 6, fSalBra1.hap2, whole genome shotgun sequence.
TCCCTCTCGGACGACTCCTGCTTCAGCCCCTCCCCTTCATTGTTCAGCACTCCGCTTCGCACCAGCCTCCTGAGCCAATCAGAAAGAGATACAGCTCCCGAGTCACATGACCTGCCCAATGGGACACTTCCAAAAAGGGTGACGGGGGGCAGTATAGGTGGAAGCAGCAGTCCGGTCGCTAAGGACGACGTGAGCGATCAGGATAGTGGGAGGCTGGAGTCAGAGAGGAAGGTTTCAGCAGAAGACGATGAGATTCCCGACCGGAATTCCGAACAAAGCCAAGTTACTCCGCTCACGAACAGACTTCGGTCCGAGCAGAACGATTTCAGCCTCCGCCTGAACGACAGGCTAGCTCGACTGGAGCCCACTGAGGACGGTGCCGATGACcagcgagagagaggggaggagcaCCTGACGAAGGAGAGCAGACAGACGAGTgcagagggagtgagggagcgaTCCGAGTGTGTGTCGGCCCGATCCGAATGTGAAGCGACTCTGGAGCCCATGTTCCTGTATCAGCACCGGGTCAGGGGGCTGGTACTGGCGCTGCTGGTGGAACCGAGCTTCAACACACACCCATCCGCCAAAGATGAAGTGGTGAGTGTGAGAACCGGGGGCTGGGCAGGacattaaagcgatagttccAAAAATAAATGTGTGGTATATGTAGCTAATGAGCATTCTGGCATTGCTAATGAGCAGTGGACGTTTTTATGTCTCGGACAtctatgtatacatatatatatatgtgtgtgtgtgtgtgtgtgtgtgtgtgtgtgtgtgtgtgtgtgtgtgtgcatgcagtaccacagcagtttagcctctcTGAATGGTCTGGAGGCTCATCTCAGGACCACCTCCCCCGGGGCCCCTGGAGCTCAGGGGCCATACACATTTGCGCACTATGACTGCATCCAGAACACACTCACGAGtgagtccctctctctctctgtctctctctcacacacacacacacacacacacacacacacagagagcatGTTCAGTGATTTGACATTTCCACCACATTAAAGCTCCTTTAATGCTCCTGATAATAATGACTGTGTGGTTTATGATAaacaatacagtttaatgaCCAGGAtagtcagtgtgtgtctgttgttaatgtgtgtgtgtgtgtgtgtgtgtgtgtgtgtgtgtgtgtgaacatctgCATTCTAGCTAATGTGTGTGGGCATTCTGCTGGACCTCAGGATCGTCCGTTTGTGAAGGCCACAGCTCTGCTGCACTCCCacttctcacacacagacacactgcagGAGGCCATCATCaggtgtgtgtgaaggagctgGTGTTCAGTATGGTTGAGGTGACTCTTGGTGTATCAGGGGTTCGAATCCCTCACCTCATATTGATTCAGTTATGATTCTACAGAAATCATAAAATCTCAGATCAGTGGTTCGGTTCAGTTTATGAAATTCAGAATCATTTCTAAAAAATATGGGATACGCTAACACTAGCCAgtgctaatgtgtgtgtgtgtgtgtgtgtgtgtgtgtgtgtgtgtgttttttaggaATGCAGGCTGTGCTGTGTATGGCACTCGCACTGCAGCGCAGGAAACCTATTTCCTCCAGCAGGGGGCGTCTTCCAGGAATTCCGGGATACCCAACGGCCAGGACAGTGCTTTCTCTCTGCCCAGTAAAGCCCGGCACCGCCTCCTCAAACACGGGGTCAACCTGCTCTGAGTCCAGTTTACTATTTATACTCCTGTGATCTTTGTGCATAATTTATACCCTGTGTGTTCCAGACCAgcatgtgtgtacacacacacacacacacacacttccctgtAGATGGCTGATTGTTGATTACTGGTGTATTACTGTGTTCTTTGCTGCTGCTTATAGTCTCGGATTGTAGACGGACACGTTATCTACTGAAGTGTATTAAAGCTTTAGTGTTTAAAAagaatgtttctaataaattgaatTATTGTAGTTTGACTGGTTGGGAAAATATTTTTTCAATCTTTTTCATAATAAATGACCCTGATCGAAGGTCACAGGTGTAGCTAAACCGGTCTGGTCCAAAACAGAATAATTAAAAACAGCAAGTTTATTCTAGATTACTGCAAAGAAATGGAAATAATGTGAGTAATTGGATCAcagcatatcatcactgtcagggAAACCTTCTAGCttagttttgtctttttatatagttataAAAATACCAGTGGAACCAAGCTGACCAACAGAAATTACTTTGGAAAATAGATCAGACCTGATAGAATagacctgattttttttttaataaccccAAACCAAGACTTGTCACGTATGATTTTATTAttgaccaatcagaacacaaaATGCAGAACAGATAATctctaaaaatatattattttgcaCTGAACATTAAACAAATATTTCTTAACTATATATTCTTTCTATTTAGCATATAATGAGGCTAAATAGATTAACATAATCatgtgttttatgaaattttaaataatgttgcacatacactttaaaaataaaaagaaaaaagttcaACTATTTCCTTTTAATACCAGCTATAATCAATTCTAGGTTTAAATAAGGCTAGCTATAAACCTCACAAATGCTTTATTGTCTTAGTTTAAAAAGAACTTGCTCACAATAAATCTCACAGCATATTATGAACTGCACTTTTCGCGTTTGGCCACCAGATGTCGCCAAAGGCGGCGTTTTAAAACGTTCCAAGCAAGTTAAAGGTCTTTCTCTAAagattaaataatttaatttaagccAGACAATGTGATCCCCCTTGATGAATGACGTCAGGTCCTTCTTTGGACTCcagctgtccatctgctgcatTTTCTTCATGCCATTGTGCTCcggtggcaaaaaagaaagtttaacACTCTCTCAGCTGGTGGCGTTTCTTTTGCAAATGAGTGCATTCTTAGCGATGGTCCACAGGCACTGTAATTAGGGTCATTAGGGGGTGCACGTATGAACAGGGCCCATTATGCacgagggaggggagggggtgtgAATGGCCCTGGGGGAGGAGAGCCATAAGGATCAGCTGAGACGTGCTGACCAGGGAGGACTCCATTGTCAGAAGAAGCTCCAGCAGCCAGGCTGCACCACAGCTCCTGAGCCTTTTTTAAATAGAGGATTTTATTCGCCATGCTTCCACCATCCAGTCTCCTGCAGGTCTTTACCTCCATGACCATGCTCCTGGGAGTGCAAAGTGGGCCTCTGTTTGCCAGGACAGCTCAAAGTCCATCTCGAGAAGAGGCCGAGAAGAAGTGCACCACCTTGGCCATGCCCTGGACGGAGGCCAGGCTTCAGGGAGGTCACTGGGGTCACATCTACAGGCTAAAGGTGCTAAACATGGGCAGGGACGGACCGAGGAGGGCTGTTTTTCCAGAGCAGCCGCTGTTCCGCTTCGTTCGCCGGGTGTACCACTGCTGTCAGATGGGCTTCCACTGTGGAGGCGTGAAGGGGATACAGGGCAGGGAGGCTGGAGGTAAGCAGAGCTCATTCAGGGCATGCTAAAGAGGTAGagtccggtccaccttaaatcctGCAGCTGTTGCATGCTGCCGGACTGCGCGCGTGAAGGGAACTGGTGcttcatttaaggtggaactgaagaGTTAACTAAGAAGCCTAACTAAATTTATGTCATGCTCCTTTACCTCtgagtttgtttatttgtattaatatgTGCTAAATCAGTATAGAGAATCCAGTAAAAGTGTAGTTAGATTCATTTATTCAAtttgattattcagtaattactaaaaACTGTAAAGAAATTTAAATGTGGACCCAATTtaaagtgccccccccccccccccccaattcaGTCCCAGTGTTGTCCAGCTTCAGCTAAGCAGCTCATTGCTACACCATTCATTATAAAGGAGGTGTTGGAGCAGGAAGACAATGAACTATGTAAAACAGGGGCTCAGTAGAGGGTCTGGGCTGAGGACCACTCATTTCAAATGACCTTTAGCTCTATTTAGGCCTGACATTTGTCTTACTGAGataatcctgctttgtgaaggACCCCCAGGTGTAAATAAGGGGGTGTCAGAGCAGGGAAGTGCCTGCAGGTCTTCAGATTAGGCTGCTCTATTCCATAAGACCCACCTGTACTGTATtatagtacatatatatattataagggCACACTGAAAATAGATCATATcatataatgttattttatattatatgctTTATAAGGATCTCTAATACTGATTTCTCCTGATTGAAATATTCTGTAGGGAACCTGAACTGGTTCCTCTTTGACTTTGATTTTAAGAGGAGAGGGTTCCTGTGGCTAGTCTGGTCCAGACTGGGTCCTCGGTTGTAATTAAGCTGCCAGTGCTAATATCTATCCTCCAgctcatctctccctctctctctctttctggtttTGTCCGGAAGGCTCCAGCATTGAGTTCCTGCTCAGCGAGGATGTTCTGTCAGCCCCGGTGGTGAGAGCAGAGATTCATCTCCAGATTTCGAACCCGCAACATCTCAACatccagccgctgctgccttcCCTGGAGAAGCGGCAGCTCCCTACACGGTGAGGGCTGAGTGCTGCTCAGTGGAGGGATTTCCCCTCCATACATCAGATTCAGTCAATCTGTCAACACAGTGTATtagtgcttctttagttttacactgaagctacaaaagctaatgtagctaactagTAATTAAGGCTTGTTAGCGtgaattagcatagtgctaactgcaggcctaaatccCCACATGCTCTCGCCAAAGCGTAAGAAGATGTTTAGTAATCTCTagtaatagaatagaatagtaaTAGAatcagcatcatgaccctattggctccatgctgcctaatgccaggcgtgggctagaggggtataataaagccccccagcattgaggagctgtggagcagtggaagaactgtgttctctggaatgatggtggaggagctccatccagtacttttgatgggatgaattggggagttggggatgatgaggtggggtggtgatcagtcatccaacatcc
It includes:
- the hps4 gene encoding BLOC-3 complex member HPS4 isoform X1, with protein sequence MAETVQIEARRCIYFFLYDRSKVQEEGDLTRAGICYFHPEDTPLDQQELLCGQLAGVSRCVSELSAAPVRLLRLRKSKYAVHMRDNFLWALSCVAEIPDVSVCAFLDQLIDLFCFYNGPIQQSYQLHSQEELALRWARYLAHLQGGSTELHHIFSCLRTIDSTDIDPLLLLKAALILQACQRCPLVLAGCILYRGRVVSTQMPPELTVKVMMHETETYSQDHRLRINGVTSGASPPSSTVTTNVFLTPSELHTLRCPPVDNRSNGTPQPLTRPRKSRLLSRTLSDTPTSDQDPAEFNPAHVPQLSYQTLPSTPRSSLSDDSCFSPSPSLFSTPLRTSLLSQSERDTAPESHDLPNGTLPKRVTGGSIGGSSSPVAKDDVSDQDSGRLESERKVSAEDDEIPDRNSEQSQVTPLTNRLRSEQNDFSLRLNDRLARLEPTEDGADDQRERGEEHLTKESRQTSAEGVRERSECVSARSECEATLEPMFLYQHRVRGLVLALLVEPSFNTHPSAKDEVYHSSLASLNGLEAHLRTTSPGAPGAQGPYTFAHYDCIQNTLTTNVCGHSAGPQDRPFVKATALLHSHFSHTDTLQEAIIRNAGCAVYGTRTAAQETYFLQQGASSRNSGIPNGQDSAFSLPSKARHRLLKHGVNLL
- the hps4 gene encoding BLOC-3 complex member HPS4 isoform X2 → MAETVQIEARRCIYFFLYDRSKVQEEGDLTRAGICYFHPEDTPLDQQELLCGQLAGVSRCVSELSAAPVRLLRLRKSKYAVHMRDNFLWALSCVAEIPDVSVCAFLDQLIDLFCFYNGPIQQSYQLHSQEELALRWARYLAHLQGGSTELHHIFSCLRTIDSTDIDPLLLLKAALILQACQRCPLVLAGCILYRGRVVSTQMPPELTVKVMMHETETYSQDHRLRINGVTSGASPPSSTVTTNVFLTPSELHTLRCPPVDNRSNGTPQPLTRPRKSRLLSRTLSDTPTSDQDPAEFNPAHVPQLSYQTLPSTPRSSLSDDSCFSPSPSLFSTPLRTSLLSQSERDTAPESHDLPNGTLPKRVTGGSIGGSSSPVAKDDVSDQDSGRLESERKVSAEDDEIPDRNSEQSQVTPLTNRLRSEQNDFSLRLNDRLARLEPTEDGADDQRERGEEHLTKESRQTSAEGVRERSECVSARSECEATLEPMFLYQHRVRGLVLALLVEPSFNTHPSAKDEVYHSSLASLNGLEAHLRTTSPGAPGAQGPYTFAHYDCIQNTLTTNVCGHSAGPQDRPFVKATALLHSHFSHTDTLQEAIIRLCCVWHSHCSAGNLFPPAGGVFQEFRDTQRPGQCFLSAQ
- the hps4 gene encoding BLOC-3 complex member HPS4 isoform X3, translating into MRDNFLWALSCVAEIPDVSVCAFLDQLIDLFCFYNGPIQQSYQLHSQEELALRWARYLAHLQGGSTELHHIFSCLRTIDSTDIDPLLLLKAALILQACQRCPLVLAGCILYRGRVVSTQMPPELTVKVMMHETETYSQDHRLRINGVTSGASPPSSTVTTNVFLTPSELHTLRCPPVDNRSNGTPQPLTRPRKSRLLSRTLSDTPTSDQDPAEFNPAHVPQLSYQTLPSTPRSSLSDDSCFSPSPSLFSTPLRTSLLSQSERDTAPESHDLPNGTLPKRVTGGSIGGSSSPVAKDDVSDQDSGRLESERKVSAEDDEIPDRNSEQSQVTPLTNRLRSEQNDFSLRLNDRLARLEPTEDGADDQRERGEEHLTKESRQTSAEGVRERSECVSARSECEATLEPMFLYQHRVRGLVLALLVEPSFNTHPSAKDEVYHSSLASLNGLEAHLRTTSPGAPGAQGPYTFAHYDCIQNTLTTNVCGHSAGPQDRPFVKATALLHSHFSHTDTLQEAIIRNAGCAVYGTRTAAQETYFLQQGASSRNSGIPNGQDSAFSLPSKARHRLLKHGVNLL
- the LOC140557844 gene encoding uncharacterized protein; translation: MLPPSSLLQVFTSMTMLLGVQSGPLFARTAQSPSREEAEKKCTTLAMPWTEARLQGGHWGHIYRLKVLNMGRDGPRRAVFPEQPLFRFVRRVYHCCQMGFHCGGVKGIQGREAGGNIEFLLSEDVLSAPVVRAEIHLQISNPQHLNIQPLLPSLEKRQLPTRYSAWSKDSVSELRVDLTFLFQALQQALGSGRGGPSLLDIRRVGGLSRPWATDSRDKAPLDPISAVLGEGHGDVWLERSLQAAVELGLALHCSTADSNTQPCQNHRVRLLHTPFITLSYR